One stretch of Saccharopolyspora erythraea DNA includes these proteins:
- a CDS encoding MlaE family ABC transporter permease, whose amino-acid sequence MVTVSRRARRIVRRPLEFLDDLGDQMSFYLRTLAWIPKAVTRYAKETMRLLAEVSFGSGALAVIGGTVGVMVGMTLFTGTVVGLQGYAALNQIGTSAFAGFVSAYFNTREIAPLVAGLALSATVGSGFTAQLGAMRISDEIDALETMGVPSLPYLVTTRVVAGFVAVVPLYVLGLLTSYLAARLVTVHVYGQSAGTYDHYFNLFLPPEDVLWSFGKVLVFSVVVIMTHCYYGYRASGGPAGVGVAVGRAVRTAIVTTALLDFFLSLAIWGTTTTVRITG is encoded by the coding sequence ATGGTGACGGTTTCCCGGCGGGCGCGCCGGATTGTTCGCAGGCCGCTGGAGTTCCTCGACGACCTGGGCGACCAGATGTCGTTCTACCTGCGGACGCTGGCGTGGATCCCCAAGGCGGTCACGCGCTACGCCAAGGAGACGATGCGGCTGCTGGCCGAGGTGAGCTTCGGCAGCGGCGCGCTGGCGGTCATCGGCGGCACGGTCGGCGTGATGGTCGGCATGACCCTGTTCACCGGCACCGTGGTCGGCCTGCAGGGCTACGCGGCGCTGAACCAGATCGGCACCTCGGCGTTCGCCGGGTTCGTGTCGGCCTACTTCAACACCCGCGAGATCGCGCCGCTGGTGGCCGGGCTGGCGCTGTCGGCCACGGTCGGCTCCGGGTTCACCGCGCAGCTCGGCGCGATGCGGATCTCCGACGAGATCGACGCGCTGGAGACGATGGGCGTGCCGAGCCTGCCGTACCTGGTGACCACGCGGGTGGTGGCGGGATTCGTCGCGGTGGTCCCGCTCTACGTGCTGGGGCTGCTGACCTCCTACCTGGCGGCCCGGTTGGTGACGGTGCACGTCTACGGGCAGTCGGCGGGCACCTACGACCATTACTTCAACCTGTTCCTGCCTCCCGAGGACGTGCTGTGGTCCTTCGGGAAGGTCCTGGTCTTCAGCGTGGTGGTGATCATGACGCACTGCTACTACGGCTACCGGGCCAGCGGCGGCCCCGCCGGGGTCGGCGTCGCGGTGGGGCGCGCGGTGCGGACCGCGATCGTGACCACCGCGCTGCTGGACTTCTTCCTCAGCCTCGCGATCTGGGGCACCACGACGACGGTTCGGATCACCGGATGA
- a CDS encoding MlaE family ABC transporter permease, translating into MRAPSQVRFPGAGGIRETGRLFALMLDVGRALPKRPFQVREFVQQCWFIASVTILPTALVAIPFGAVIALQLGSLTRQIGAQSFTGGASVLAIIQQASPIVTALLIAGAGGSAICADLGSRKIRDEIDAMEVLGVSPVHRLVVPRVLAAMLVAVLLNGMVSVVGVMGGYFFNVIMQGGTPGAYMASFNALAQLPDIWISELKALIFGFLAGVVAAYRGLNPPPGPKGVGDAVNQSVVITFLLLFAVNFVLTTIYLQLVPPKGM; encoded by the coding sequence GTGAGGGCACCCTCCCAGGTCCGGTTCCCCGGGGCGGGCGGGATCCGCGAGACCGGACGCCTGTTCGCGCTGATGCTCGACGTTGGCCGGGCGTTGCCGAAGCGCCCGTTCCAGGTCCGCGAGTTCGTCCAGCAGTGCTGGTTCATCGCCAGCGTCACGATCCTGCCGACCGCGCTGGTCGCGATCCCGTTCGGCGCGGTGATCGCGCTGCAGCTCGGTTCGCTGACCCGCCAGATCGGCGCGCAGTCGTTCACCGGTGGCGCGAGCGTGCTGGCGATCATCCAGCAGGCCAGCCCGATCGTGACCGCGCTGCTGATCGCGGGCGCGGGCGGTTCGGCGATCTGCGCCGACCTCGGCTCGCGCAAGATCCGCGACGAGATCGACGCGATGGAGGTGCTCGGCGTCTCGCCAGTGCACCGGCTGGTGGTGCCGAGGGTGCTGGCCGCGATGCTGGTCGCGGTGCTGCTCAACGGCATGGTCAGCGTCGTCGGCGTGATGGGCGGCTACTTCTTCAACGTGATCATGCAGGGCGGCACGCCCGGCGCCTACATGGCCAGTTTCAACGCGCTGGCGCAGCTGCCCGACATCTGGATCAGCGAGCTGAAGGCACTGATCTTCGGGTTCCTGGCCGGCGTGGTGGCCGCCTACCGCGGCCTGAACCCGCCGCCCGGCCCGAAGGGCGTCGGCGACGCGGTCAACCAGTCGGTGGTGATCACGTTCCTGCTGCTGTTCGCGGTGAACTTCGTGCTGACCACGATCTACCTGCAGCTCGTGCCGCCCAAGGGGATGTGA
- a CDS encoding ABC transporter ATP-binding protein: MGVEVVVDGLSKSFGSQTIWRDVTLTLPAGEISVLLGPSGTGKSVFLKSLVGLLKPEQGRVLINGVDVCDCSESQLYEIRKLFGVLFQDGALFGSMNLFDNIAFPLREHTRKSESEVREVVLEKMEMVGLLGAEEKLPGEISGGMRKRAGLARALVLDPEIILFDEPDSGLDPVRTAYLNQLIVDLNAQIDATFLIVTHDIGTARTVPDNIGMLFRRNLVMYGPREVLLTSTEPVVEQFLNGRRQGPIGMSEEKDAGQMAAELAELRGADKGVPHIIPQLEVSPGLPERSAVRRRQARVMRDLGKLAPAAQQEIMKTIHPQDLARTESMQGSLNDPEVAQVPRQAPLPHRKPSPRPRVQEHVPAGGEPAWTREPEPETGAGQRRRWFGRKRGGEQ; encoded by the coding sequence ATGGGCGTCGAGGTGGTCGTCGACGGACTCTCCAAGTCGTTCGGCTCCCAGACCATCTGGCGGGACGTGACGCTGACGCTTCCGGCCGGTGAGATCAGCGTCCTGCTGGGACCGTCGGGCACCGGCAAGTCGGTGTTCCTGAAATCCCTCGTCGGATTGCTCAAGCCCGAGCAGGGCCGTGTCCTGATCAACGGCGTGGACGTCTGCGACTGCTCGGAGTCCCAGCTCTACGAGATCCGCAAGCTGTTCGGCGTGCTGTTCCAGGACGGTGCGCTGTTCGGCTCCATGAACCTCTTCGACAACATCGCGTTCCCGCTGCGCGAGCACACCCGCAAGTCCGAGTCCGAGGTCCGCGAGGTCGTTCTCGAGAAGATGGAGATGGTCGGTCTCCTCGGGGCGGAGGAGAAGCTGCCCGGCGAGATTTCCGGCGGTATGCGAAAGCGCGCCGGACTGGCCAGGGCGCTCGTGCTCGATCCGGAGATCATCCTGTTCGACGAGCCGGACTCCGGTCTCGACCCGGTGCGCACCGCGTACCTGAACCAGCTCATCGTCGACCTCAACGCCCAGATCGACGCGACGTTCCTGATCGTCACCCACGACATCGGCACCGCGCGGACCGTTCCGGACAACATCGGCATGCTGTTCCGCCGCAACCTGGTCATGTACGGCCCGCGGGAGGTGCTGCTGACCTCGACCGAACCGGTCGTCGAGCAGTTCCTCAACGGCCGCAGGCAGGGCCCGATCGGCATGAGCGAGGAGAAGGACGCCGGGCAGATGGCCGCCGAGCTGGCGGAGCTGCGCGGCGCCGACAAGGGCGTGCCGCACATCATCCCGCAGCTGGAGGTCTCGCCCGGCCTGCCGGAGCGCTCGGCGGTGCGCCGCAGGCAGGCGCGGGTGATGCGCGACCTCGGCAAGCTGGCCCCGGCCGCGCAGCAGGAGATCATGAAGACGATCCACCCGCAGGACCTCGCGCGCACCGAGTCGATGCAGGGCTCGCTCAACGATCCCGAAGTCGCCCAGGTCCCGAGGCAGGCACCGCTGCCGCACCGCAAGCCGTCGCCGCGCCCGCGCGTGCAGGAGCACGTCCCGGCGGGCGGCGAGCCGGCGTGGACCCGGGAGCCGGAGCCCGAGACCGGCGCCGGGCAGCGCAGGCGCTGGTTCGGCCGCAAGCGGGGCGGTGAGCAGTGA